GGGACACAGCTTCGATGGATACAAAATTGACATAGTTGAAGTTGAAGTTGAACTAAAAGATTCTGACCAAAGCATAACTTTCGAACACGTTGAAGGATTGTTCGATACATCAGAAAACATCCTTAAGACTGCCTTCCCGGGAGTCTTAGAACAAACAACCGTCTCTAAGCCTACACCTTTATTCCGACACATGCGCGAGTGGCAATCATGTGATGTTGAATCATTCGAGGCGGCATACGAAGCATTATCTGACAGCCAGTGGACGGAGCCAACGCCTTCCTAATTACGCTCACTTAATAGACCACGAGCAATCACGTTAGCCTGTATCTCTGCAGTTCCCTCGAAGACGTTAAGAATTCGCGCATCGCAAAGTACTCGCGAAATTGGAAATTCTTCCGCATACCCAACACCGCCATGTATTTGCACTGCATTGTCCGCGTTAGACCAGGCAGCACGTGCACCAAGTAATTTTGCCATTCCTGCCTCGATGTCACAACGGCGATCCTGATCCTTCTGGCGCGCCGCAAAATAGGTCATCTGACGTGAGATCATTGTATCCACAGCCATCCACCCGATTTTACCAGAAATACGAGGAAAATTTATTAAGGGCTTATCAAATTGTTGTCGGTCATGAGCATATAGAAGAGCGAGCTCAAGTGCGTTTTGAGCAACGCCGACGGCACGTGCCGCCGTCTGTATCCGCGCCGCCTCAAATGTCGCCATTAATTGTTTGAAACCCTCGCCCTCTTTAGCGCCTAACAACTGATCGGCTTTGACTTTGAAGTTATCAAAAGCTATATCGTATTCTTTCATTCCGCGATAACCCAAGACCCCGATCTCCCCACCCGACATTCCTTGAGCAGGAAACGGCTCATCTTCATTACCGCGAGGTTTTGCAGCAAGAAACATAGACAAACCACGGTATCCCGGCTCATTTGGATTGGTGCGAGCAAGTAATGTCATTAGGTCACTTCTAGCGCCATGTGTGATCCAAGTTTTATTGCCGAATATTCGATAATCCTCACCATCGCGTTCGGCGCGAGTTCTGAGGCTTCCAAGGTCAGACCCCGTGTTTGGTTCCGTAAAAACGGCTGTTGGCAATACTTCGCCTGACACAATCTTTGGTAGCCAATGATCTTGTTGTTCGGTTGTTCCGCTTTTGATAATTAGTTCTGCAGCGATGTCAGAGCGCGTCCCCAATGAACCAACTCCTATGTAGCCTCGGCTTAGCTCTTCAGTGACGACCACCATTGCTAACTTTCCAAGCCCCGCACCACCAAATTTTTCCGGCACAGTGAGCCCAAAAACACCCAAGCTTGCAAGTTCATCAATCAAGTCAAGGG
The DNA window shown above is from Pseudomonadota bacterium and carries:
- a CDS encoding acyl-CoA dehydrogenase family protein, giving the protein MLGDYVIEHLLGHCDVAVAAAEHLADNAREVMRGKVAPTGQIESDLLEEEQFAAHGYAWIATYVEALRQMRAWAGRLNETGLFGEQEALILQSAFGEYLNQLWGGISISQGEIVRPEDIGLADDALAEFDQPAVAVLANEGNRIEVRARIAELIIENKHGNMGLCDETLDMMADQFRRFSNEKIAPYCHQWHIEDDLIPLDLIDELASLGVFGLTVPEKFGGAGLGKLAMVVVTEELSRGYIGVGSLGTRSDIAAELIIKSGTTEQQDHWLPKIVSGEVLPTAVFTEPNTGSDLGSLRTRAERDGEDYRIFGNKTWITHGARSDLMTLLARTNPNEPGYRGLSMFLAAKPRGNEDEPFPAQGMSGGEIGVLGYRGMKEYDIAFDNFKVKADQLLGAKEGEGFKQLMATFEAARIQTAARAVGVAQNALELALLYAHDRQQFDKPLINFPRISGKIGWMAVDTMISRQMTYFAARQKDQDRRCDIEAGMAKLLGARAAWSNADNAVQIHGGVGYAEEFPISRVLCDARILNVFEGTAEIQANVIARGLLSERN